The Malaclemys terrapin pileata isolate rMalTer1 chromosome 7, rMalTer1.hap1, whole genome shotgun sequence nucleotide sequence AGCATTCTCTTGTCCCCTTCCTTTTGTTGGTAATGCTTGGTCAGAGCAGAAGGTCAGATTGTCACTTTTTTGACAAACATAATGGAGCACAAATAGCTCCTACAAAAAGTTTCATCCTGGCTAGTACACACACTTTAGGGATTAGAAGATGATGCTCTGAGTTTCAACAGGAATCACTTCCTCTGAGGTACTGTTCTGGTGAACCATTTAGCCTTAATCACATCAAAGGCACTGATCAGAGTGCCCCTATTTTCGAATGTTTAGAGCTATGTCAATACTTCGCTTATTAAATAAATGTACTATACCAATGCTGAACATTTCTCTCTcccacattaaaaaaaccaacccataACACGTGACacggggtatcattaaacaactAAAACGCATactcatcctgaaagaaatctttcccgaatcccctcttctggccttcaaacaaacccccaacctcaccaagctcatcatcagaagcaagctccccacagaccaggacccaccaactcaaagaaGCACCAGACTCTGCAATAACAACAGATGTAAAACcagcagacatatctccactgctaccagGATTAGTACCCCCACAATACAccattcaagatccatgggtcttacacatgcctatcacaacatgtggatTTATGATTTACTACAACCATCTGTAAATCACTAACCCCCATtttttgtcctctgactgcagagttgctaatgggccacttcaccttgaccAGTCTCTAAGGTTACATCTACACTATCTGCCAAATCGGCAGGTAGTGATccatccccgatcgctctgccattgactcctgtactccaccgcgacgagaggcggaagcggactCGATGGGGGAGCAGCGGCAATCGACCCCGCaccgtgaggacgcgaggtaagtcaacctaaaatatgtcaacttcagctatgctattctcgtagctgaagttgcatatcttaggtcgatttgcccccccaccgccctgtagatcaggccttagaatatgtgttaacttcttatgctaaacaatctgttccatcttgtatttagctgtgacaacgagctctgtgtaagctcaaaatcttgttactttcactaacagaagttggtccaataaaagatattctcacCAACCCATAACATTTGACAATAATGGTCTCAAACCAGGGTGGCCCATCCatataggcaaactaggcagtcgcctagggtgccaagttaaatgggtCACCAaatttgagggggaaaaatctaatttaaaaaaaaaaatgaaaaaatgaaaaaaaatacaaataaaataacgaagatgtcattatttcaattcccatgCGCGTAtggagggaatatgaattataattcatttctctacatttctgagaatttattaatgtcaaatcttttatttactgcaaaaataaataatattttagctaatttttttcaatttgcactctgcaattttgataagcaataactcagccacaatgaaacacatccGCCAGCAGCAAGAcctgcaatgctagtgacacctaactcgaatatacatcaaggtcgcatagccggaaattcatgtagagcAGAGATATCGcgagttgatacatgtcaaacgATCATTTTAACACACGTCacaggtagatggttaagaatcgagtgaatactgtggaaaattgtgtttcttggtgccaaagaataaagaataacatctttcagcattataaatccaaaatgtgagtatctttaagtgTTATTAAACCTTAGCGTTATATTATACAGcgggctgtataattatgaatttttctttattatgactagttcacatgtaataaataaggtccataaaagaaaagaaaagtaacagcgttAATGCTTAATTGACTAGGAAAGTGATGACGTCACACTCCAAGCGGGTAaccgtgaggaaggggattactttccaaacaactggTGTCAGGTTATAACGTCAAacaaggtcattttgtttccatgtaaatGCTATAACTAACtattttaataggtaagtgagtgtatgttactaatcattgaacctttaaacagtgaaaagatgtgttgggatggctgcaatgtggtttaaattgccaaccatgtggtgtgtcagccatccttaacgCTATAATGCTTGCAGTTGGGAGCACAGTACATAGCAATTTTCAAATGCCCCAGGcagaaagaggaaagagaaaaccctcaggagctgagtatcgtaaatgaaaggctgagaaggaaaaggaccaagcaaaacagcagggatccttcctgaaatatcttctctttaatccaaataaagaagcagttcacagcatccagatgaaggaattttacttggagaggaggttagctcacatccgcttggaagcagtttggaacatcaagatgatggaaacttacttctagatgaaggcagctcacagcatcagactgatatggaatATTTTCACCTTCAGAGAcccatgcagaaattgaagtaaatgaagtagaaggaagaaaggataagGAAATCACAAACAAGTTACAAtatggggacccagcttcatggcccagatgtgatgacTGTGTGCAGCAAATTCTCATGGAACATGGACccgaacaagttcatgaattttccttccctaaggatggaaatgaaagaaaattctctcctcagcattacaagaggaaactcattaatggggaagaaattcatcaaaactggttacaatattcagtgtcgaagggctctgtgttttgcttttgctacaagttgtttagaaatcaagcaattggtacattacttactgaaaatggttcaaaggactggaaaaatgtatcttcaattctctcttcacatgaaagaagtacagaacatttggaatgttttcaaaattggaaagaacttgcattacgattgaaaaaaggaaaaactaaacaaagaaaatttacatgtgatcaaggaaaaagaagaatattggcaacaaatattagagcgcctgattgctttagtgagagttctcggtgggcaaaatttagcattctgTGGCCGTGGTagaaataaaaaattatacactccaggtaatggaaactttttaaaatttgttgaatacttagctttgtttgatccagtcatgaaggagcatctacgtaaaataactgatcatAAAACACAGGTTCAtgacttaggaaaaaatatgcagaatgaactgattcaaatcctagcaaatgccattaaaaagaaaattgtagaagctgcccattctgcaaaatacttttcaataatactggactctaagccagatgtgagtcatgttgaacaaatgatgATCATTTgttttgtggatatggaaaagtctgcagaaaGATAATattgaagtgctcataaaggaacattttttgggtttcATACCACTGAAGGAGACAACTTGAGCATTTATGACCGAAGCTATTCttcaagagcttgaaacaatgtcattatctgttgaaaacttacatggccaaggctatgataatgggagtaatatgaagggtaaagacaatggtgtgcaaaggaaaAGGATGGAAATCAATCCTTTTTGTTCCTTGCAGTGCGCATTCTCTGAATTTTGTTGTCAATGCTGCTGCTaaatgctgtttggaggcaagcagtttctttgacctggtgcaaagtgtttgtgtttttctcaggctcaacacacatgttgggagattctgactcgccatgtgaattctctaactgttAAACGACTTAGTCAGACAAGATCGGAGAGTCacattgatgctttgaagcctctttgctatgaacttggaaacatttatgatgccctaattgaaatttctgatactacctttactggatcatctggcaatacggcacgttcagatgcagaagctcttgtaaatggcctttccaagttcaaatttgtgacatcactcattttgtggtataatatccttttcgagattaacctcactagtaagcagcttcaggaaaagaacttgaacatacattctgctattcaaaaactgcagcaaactaaaaatattctggaggaattcagaagtgatgaagagTTCCAAAGAACACTGGTAAATTCTCTcaagcttgctgaagaaatagactttccaacagaatttgaaccagagccagtttgcattcggcaaaagaaacagcagttttcatatGAAAGACaagacacacccattcagaacccaaaacaaaggttcaaagtgaatttctactttgcagtccttgatactgctattcactcagttgacgaaagatttcaacagatgcagcagctagagtcagtatttggctttctatatgatatccacagcttgcaaaagaaaacagcaaaacagataagagaattttgtataaaactggagtcggcattgactcatgaaaattcaaaagacattgatgttacagatttgtgtagtgagcttcaggctttttcaagacgacttaagaaacattccactcctgaagaagtactgaagtttgtttgtgaaaataaactcagacagttttccaaacgTTTTTATAGCTCTACAcgttcttttaactttgccagtttctgtAGCTAGTGTGGAatgtagcttctcaaagttaaaattgataaaaacatatctgcgttcaataacggtgcaagagagacttgttggacttgccacaatgtcaatagagcatgaaatagctggtaaactggatctaaaagaactagtgactgaattttcaaaatttaaagCAAGAAAggtcatgttttaagagcacagagtgttttttatttggagtgttttgtaaatacaggttaaagttcattgaagagttttcttatttctttctttattggatgtggtggtaatggcagttaaagcaggatagcataatggatgattttggatttgtaataataaaaattataattcacatttttaatgcatttttatttgaaattggactgaaatatcatctagctgtcgtgtacaaatctattctgaaaattttgtgtctctgttttatctgatctcagaaacattggttggagagacagatggacagacaaaccgaataattaagcctctgtttaaagcttaaaaaaaattaaaaggaaaaaaggggcaaaatgtttcccatttgctaaaaacctcagcctagatctgcccttggggttTGGGCGCCGATTGCATGGTTCGCCTAGGGCaccagttgctggcagctagtctagggccgCCCCTGTCTCAAACACTACATTTTAGAACAGAGATACTTCACTATCATTCCAAGAAACTTACACTTCATATTCAGCCTTAATATAGTCTCCCAAAATTTGCAAAAATATGTTCAATGGTTAAGATTATAAAATGATTACAAATCTCATTTTCTAGTCAAGGGATCAATGTCTAATCTATTATTAAAGTGGAGGCCTGGCCTGACATGAGTAATTAACACATGGAGGGAGGCCTCATTTTTTGGGAGATAGCATTAGGGATATAAATGAATCATCGGgttgaaaacagaatgtttgtgctACATAAGATAAGTAAATATGTCAGTAGGCTAAaaagacagaatgtctgagccaACTAAGAGAAGGGAGAACACCCAGGGAACTATTTACTATGAGCTAGATAACGAGGGACGTAATAAGTTAGGAATGTAGACATCAGGTAAAGAGAAAGTTGAAATATGGGCAGTACATGGACAGCACATgctgcacagggattggttcctgcgaAGTAACCAATCCAATCCAATCCAATCCAAAAAGTATGCAATGTATAGTGAATGCAATGAGATATGTAATGTATATAAAGGGAGAGGTTACTGTGTAACTTTGGAGATGCGATGTACCCTGCAttcatctctccctcccccccccacacacacacactccgcgCATTTGAATCTAATCAGCAGATCAGTGCTGTATAATGAATAAAGATACCTGAGTGATGAAAGGAACTGAGTTATTGGGAAGCCGAGTGGAAAGTGGTCTCAGAAGTTATCCCTCCATTAGTGGTGCTGTGATTCAACCAGGATCCATTCATCTGGAACAGGTAACGTGTAGTTTATTATATGTGTAGCTTTTCTGTCAAGGTTCACAACCCAGCAGCTGATAtgatgggagaaagctctcctcTTAGAGCAggtacattagagagcttacggTGGCGCactaaactctctagtgtagccataccccATTCCTGCAAATGGCAGCCAAACAAACAGGTGTCTACCAGCATGGACTGGGGCATTAGTCACTATAAAAGCCCCTACCTCTATCACGTCCTGTGCCTCTGTCACGTCCTGTGCAATATAGTGAGGTCAGcctaccctccctcccactggagatgtagctaggtcaatgggagaattcttcccTCAAGCGAGCTACCACCTCTTGAGAAGGTGAATTTACTGTAGCAGGGGGAAAACCCCTTCTGTAGCAAGTGGCCGCTGTGCTGCTAGAGTGCTTGTAGCACAGACATATCCTTACTTATAATTCAAAATACAAACGTGCAAACCCTACTACACTTACATCAGCTTACGCTGCCATATGATCAACACGTCAGTGACAGTAAGATGTGTCtacaatggcaaaagtcccatcAACTGCAGCAGGACCAGGATTTTATCCAATATGTCCTAATGGCTCAGTATTGTTCTTGCCTTGCAAAATGCTTCGGTCCCTCCTCCCTACCATTACTTATCATTAAATTGTTTGTGTCTAGTTTGCACTTGTTTGCTTCTATATTAAATGATCAGATGACGTGTATAGATTTAGAGGCTGATTTCTCTTGCTCTCCCTCTTTTCCCTCTCTCATCTTCTCTGTTTCCAGTTGCCTTTACGCAGGCTGTTTTTCTGCTCCTTCTATGCTGGCCTGAAGTGGATTTTGCTTTGTGCTCTGCCTGAGCTCTCAGCTTTAGCCCAGCCCCGTCCTTCCTCCAGATGCTCCTCCCCGCTCACTGCTCAGCTCTATGTATTGGTGTGAATGAATGAGAAAGGGGGGTGTGAATAAGTGTGACTCTGCTGGGCTCAGCGTGATTTACGGCTCTGCTGAaaactgcttcccctgcagcttcagcaccaccaccaccacagcagcagcaacaagtcAGGTAAGTGCTGCTCTCTGCACCACAGAGCCTGGAggcggggggagaaagagaaaagatgTGCTTCCTGCAATCAGTGCATGTGTTTGTCAGTGCAGGGAGGAATGGGGTTTAGGGGTGTgcctgagggaactggactgagcTCAGAGCCCTCGGAATACTGGGTCTAGGGAATCCAGGGAGACAGCATCAGGCATCGTACACACTGGAGGAGATGGGTcgcctaacacacacacacacgcacgcagtAGAGAGCGGTTGGAGCTCTGCCTAATCTTCCCCAGCCCATGCAGAAATAGTGACCTTGTCTTATTTAGTCCACTGTACCTTAAACATCTTTGTGCCCTCCGCATGCACACTGCACAGCCCGTTCTTTTGCATGTAAGtagcctctccttgcccccttctGCTTGAAGTCCTCCTCTTGCATCCCTCTGCCACCCCCCTTCAGCTTTTCTGTGTGTAAGCTACCCAGCCCCCATTTGTCCCCATCTGCTGAGTTCATGTCACCACCAGTACTGTTACCTATCTGCATGCACACCTATATGCATATATATGCACAGGTACAATTTTAGATTTGTCTTATCGATGGAAACAGGTATCAGGTCTTATTGCTTACTAATCAACATAATGAATATAAAAACCTTGTTATTGGCCTTTATCTGTGAGTAAGGAATAATAATGAAAGTATGAAAAAGCATAGTAAGCTATTTAGTTTCTGAGCATGCTACACTACAAACTAACATTGTACAACAGGCTAGCTTTTCATATATATGTAGTCTGACTGTTAAACAACTGCTTCAGGGTTAGTTGCTCTCAATATCATAATGTTTCAGCTTAATGAGCCTAATGAGGGCTTTGAGGCAGCTAAAGAAAGTTTCAAATTAATTTGTTGATTTTATTCTGCTGTGTGATGTGCTGCCATTCAAATGAGATGGTTGAATTTGCTTTCCCAGGAAccagtttgaaaaaaatcagtcttaAAGTTTGTTCTTACTTCTTGGTTTGTATTAGCAAAATATGCACCACTTTCCTCAGTATGCAATAAGAGCATCTTTTTGAACAAACCTGGAAATTAGTTGGTCTTTTCTTTCCTTCCAGGATTCAGAGAGTAATGCAACAGAACACTTTTGAAGAAAGCAGACACCCGTGGCAGGAgtcatttgaaaatgtcagtaTCTGCATGCCATTTCGTTGCCCACGATGCGGTGACCACACTAGATTCAGAAGCCTTTCTTCTCTGAGGGCACATCTGGAGTATAATCATAGGTATGAAGAAAGAAGCCTTCTGACAAAATGCAACCTATTTTCTTCCCTCAAAAATGCAGACTTGCTCTCTTCCTCAGAGACCGTGACTCAAGGAAAACTGGGGAACACCAGCAatgcaataaaacaaaaaccatccTACATAAATTTTTGTGACACATCACATGAGTACCCAAAGAACAGAAAATCACTGGAGGTGGAAGCTGAAAGGCCTGTCTCTTTTGTGGCAAATTACGGGTCAGCTGACTTCACAGATGAGCAAATTTCTAAACCTGGTGTTCCAACAACAGACTCCAAAGCCTCTTTTGAGGCACATGTACGAGAAAAGTTTAATAGGATGGTAGAAGCTGTAGATAAAACAATAGAGAAGAGAATTGACAAGCTTACCAAAGAGCTGGCCCAAAAAACTGCTGAGCTGTTGGAAGTTCGGGCGGCTTTTGCGCAGCTATCTCAGAAGAAACAGGAAGTTCAGAGGCGAGAGAGGGACCTGAACAGACAGGTGGATGTTGCAGTTGAGATGATTGCTGTACTGAAGCAACGTCTTACAGAGTCTGAGGAAGAACTTCACAGGAAAGAAGAGTAAGTGGAAGGGCAATAGAAGCACAGAGTTGATGGCTTTGCAAGTGCTTGGAGAATATGTGCAATATTAGagtagattatatatatatatatatatatatatatatatatatatatatatatatatatatatatatatatatataacgaTCATGGGTACTATTGTTAACTGAGGGCATATAGGTGGTGTGTCTGGTGTTCTTTTGCTTCTCTATTTTATTTCCAGAGTAGTAACCCCTACCACACTGGCATTATCTATTTGCAGTTGCCACCAAAGTCTTACTATGGGTTTCATGtcacaagaacccctaggtcatCACTCCACATTGCAATTGCTTACATCAAATTTTACTCTCCATTATGCGAGTGTAatttctttgacttcaatggagtggcGCAGGTGTCACTGAGACTAAACTTTGACTTAATAAATGAATTGACATGCATGCTgcatatcattttttaaaagtgaggtttaataagggccagattgtgttgTCCTTATCATTCAGACTAGTAGCTTACTCTGAGCAGTCCTATCAAAGTGGTGCTACTCGTAGAAGAAGATATTCAGTGAGTAAGGGTATCAAGATCTAGCTCTAGCAGAGGGCCAACGCCTGCCTTGTGTTGTATGGATGCAGCAAGAGGAAGCGGTAAAAGGGATTTCTTCTCCCCTATGGAGCAGCAAGGCATGGCTGCAAGCAATTGCTCAAGAGTGCACTTCTAGAAAAACCTGGGAAGGGgttttgaggggaggggaagtagaTCTATAAAAACAGAATGTTGTGTATCACTGGAACCACAAGCAGATTCCAGACTCGTTTGGCAAGCCTAGTCCATCTAAAAATATGTTCATGATGCACCCATTAAAAATGTAGCAGTGTTTGTTACATTATTTATGGATGAACTACTTACAGTATTTAGCATTCTCAGAAACCCTTTCAGACAGTTCGCAATaacttatttttagtaaaatgcaTGTTCCTTAAAATGTGATGCTCCTAAACTGGTTCATTAGTTACCAAAAAGAACTATGAGGACCCCTAGTAGATATGACAGTGATTTTAAACAGACGTAAGTTTCCAAAATAATAGATCTAATCCAGCAGCGCTTTTTCATGTGGGctggatccagctcccattgaagtcaaagggggtattgccagggacttcagtggggccagcattTTGCATTCTTTCAATTACATGAGAAGTCTTACTAATGGCAATCAGAGCAGTGGTCAGACAGGGGGGAAAAATAAGTGGTGGTACTCTCCAAAGCTGTGCCCAGATGTGTGGTCAAAGTGAGATGCATTAAGTAGATTGTGCAAATCTTTGTAATAAGATCACACTTCTCCCTTTTGTGTGAATGCTTCGATCAACAGAAACACTTTAAATGACGACATGGTTAGGCCTCAGAGTTAACATCCCACTGTGCTCCATGGGAGCAGTTTACACCTCTCAGAAATATTCTTTTAGGCTGCTGGCagattcaggcctggtctacacatagATGTTGTGCTGGTATAACTATTTAGTTTAGAGGTTTGGTAGTGaatgctcccccccacacacacaccaagattTTGCACTTGCTTAAAGTGCCATAGGCCACAGAGGACATTGCCTGACCAATTCTTAACAGTGGTCCTGTATTAACTCAGTAGCAGCTGATGCCGGAGCACTACTCAACTGTGTGGTCGCAGTGCCACTGAAATTTGATTCAGACAAGTCTCAGTGAATGGGATTGCAACCTGACAAAGGATTGCAACAGCACTGAACTTTAGCCCAGCCACTCCCTGTCCAGAGAGAGGAGCAGCCAGACAAATGGTGTTGTGATCTGTCACACTGGGCGTCTGTTCCTGTATGGCACAGTGCATGGGAGTCCACCAAGAACTTGACTCCTGACAGCACCTGCTGATGTGAGTAAGAGCGAGGGGAAGCTCCTCAGCCTAGGAAACCTAGGGGCCCTGCAGCGGGTGAGGGGAAAGCAGGAAACAGAACATGGTcctggctgggaaggggcagtagggatgccaattttggttggacgtattcctggaggtttcatcacatgacaatctttaattaaagattaatctttaattcctgcagACTCCAGGAGAATCCTGGAGAGTTAGCAACCCTAAGGGGCAAGGTCTGGAAtttgctctcccctgccccactcccagacATATTTAAATTGGTGCCACTGCCTTACTGGAATAACCATATCAGTATAAAGCACCCTTGTATTGCTATAACTGTCTAGATTAGGGGGGCTGGACTGCTTACCTGTACCAATATACTTAAAGTGGCACAACCGGTGTGTGTATATGAGCCCTCAGGCAGACACCTGAAGTGGAACACCCCCAgggacatcactcaaagaagaaaggccAGAGATTTCAGTTTCTATTTTGCAAAAGAAAGTTTAATACTCTAGAACACTAGCTACAGTCAACAAAGATAACTCAGGCCACTGAGCCACCTCAATCTGACCCATGACTGAGACCACGCAGATGAGTAAAGGTTGTGGGATTAAGCTGTGAGTGGAGCCCTTGAGCAAATTTCAGAGTTAATTGGAAAATGTGGGCAGAAAGGAAATACTCAATTTTTGATGAAGGAGAGTGAGAGTCAGCATGAATACTGTGAGCTTCAGAATACCACAGAAACCTGCACAAAGGGAATACATTTTAAGCTACCAATTAGATCACTGCAGCTAAGAGCAATTATGAGTTCAAGAGGGCATCTAGAGGCTTGTTTCTGGAAAATAAGGGGATTTATTGGTatggtgagaaaaaaaaatcaagcaaaagGGGTTTGATTTTAATAAACCTAGACAGAGTAAGCATGCAAGGCCAGGGGACATTTGTGCACCCCTAAATTTTAGTAtgagaaatatttaaaagattAGAGACCTGGGCCTAAGTAGTTCTCTCTGCC carries:
- the ZNF365 gene encoding protein ZNF365 isoform X2, translated to MQQNTFEESRHPWQESFENVSICMPFRCPRCGDHTRFRSLSSLRAHLEYNHRYEERSLLTKCNLFSSLKNADLLSSSETVTQGKLGNTSNAIKQKPSYINFCDTSHEYPKNRKSLEVEAERPVSFVANYGSADFTDEQISKPGVPTTDSKASFEAHVREKFNRMVEAVDKTIEKRIDKLTKELAQKTAELLEVRAAFAQLSQKKQEVQRRERDLNRQVDVAVEMIAVLKQRLTESEEELHRKEEEVVTFNHFLEEAAEKEVRGKARLQHFIENLLQRVDLAERQLEYYQNQQIMCNYNDVNEHMFTDLSSNKKPRCLYKPRKSAWFI
- the ZNF365 gene encoding protein ZNF365 isoform X1, whose protein sequence is MQQNTFEESRHPWQESFENVSICMPFRCPRCGDHTRFRSLSSLRAHLEYNHRYEERSLLTKCNLFSSLKNADLLSSSETVTQGKLGNTSNAIKQKPSYINFCDTSHEYPKNRKSLEVEAERPVSFVANYGSADFTDEQISKPGVPTTDSKASFEAHVREKFNRMVEAVDKTIEKRIDKLTKELAQKTAELLEVRAAFAQLSQKKQEVQRRERDLNRQVDVAVEMIAVLKQRLTESEEELHRKEEEVVTFNHFLEEAAEKEVRGKARLQHFIENLLQRVDLAERQLEYYQNQQIMCNYNDVNEHMFTDLSSNKKPRCLSRGNQHGSYNIPDAKPHSLQKGRMFLKKTKDEKNSIQPVIFFYEPVDCSRELWRPQKKGEPVSAARKVNSKSKQGKKGK